A part of Escherichia marmotae genomic DNA contains:
- the putP gene encoding sodium/proline symporter PutP, whose amino-acid sequence MAISTPMLVTFCVYIFGMILIGFIAWRSTKNFDDYILGGRSLGPFVTALSAGASDMSGWLLMGLPGAVFLSGISESWIAIGLTLGAWINWKLVAGRLRVHTEYNNNALTLPDYFTGRFEDKSRILRIISALVILLFFTIYCASGIVAGARLFESTFGMSYETALWAGAAATILYTFIGGFLAVSWTDTVQASLMIFALILTPVIVIISVGGFGDSLEVIKQKSIENVDMLKGLNFVAIISLMGWGLGYFGQPHILARFMAADSHHSIVHARRISMTWMILCLAGAVAVGFFGIAYFNDHPAVAGAVNQNAERVFIELAQILFNPWIAGILLSAILAAVMSTLSCQLLVCSSAITEDLYKAFLRKHASQKELVWVGRVMVLVVALVAIALAANPENRVLGLVSYAWAGFGAAFGPVVLFSVMWSRMTRNGALAGMIIGALTVIVWKQFGWLGLYEIIPGFIFGSIGIVVFSLLGKAPSAAMQKRFAEADAHYHSAPPSRLQES is encoded by the coding sequence ATGGCTATTAGCACACCGATGTTGGTGACGTTTTGTGTCTATATCTTTGGCATGATATTGATTGGGTTTATCGCCTGGCGATCAACCAAAAACTTTGACGATTATATTTTGGGTGGCCGCAGTCTTGGCCCATTTGTAACGGCATTATCGGCGGGTGCGTCGGATATGAGCGGCTGGTTATTAATGGGGTTGCCGGGCGCGGTATTTCTTTCCGGGATTTCAGAAAGCTGGATCGCCATTGGCCTGACATTAGGCGCGTGGATCAACTGGAAACTGGTGGCCGGGCGGTTGCGTGTTCATACCGAATACAACAATAACGCCTTAACTCTGCCGGACTATTTCACCGGGCGCTTTGAAGATAAAAGCCGTATTTTGCGTATTATCTCCGCGCTGGTTATTTTACTGTTTTTCACTATTTATTGTGCTTCGGGCATTGTGGCTGGCGCACGTCTGTTTGAAAGCACCTTCGGCATGAGCTACGAAACGGCTCTGTGGGCAGGTGCGGCGGCGACCATCCTTTATACCTTTATTGGCGGTTTCCTCGCGGTGAGCTGGACCGATACCGTGCAGGCCAGCCTGATGATTTTTGCGCTGATCCTCACTCCGGTGATCGTGATTATCAGCGTCGGTGGTTTTGGTGACTCGCTGGAAGTGATCAAACAAAAGAGCATTGAAAACGTTGATATGCTCAAAGGCCTGAACTTTGTCGCCATTATCTCGCTGATGGGGTGGGGGCTGGGCTACTTCGGGCAGCCGCATATTCTGGCGCGTTTTATGGCAGCGGATTCCCACCATAGCATCGTCCATGCGCGTCGTATCAGCATGACCTGGATGATCCTCTGCCTGGCCGGAGCGGTGGCTGTCGGCTTCTTTGGTATTGCTTACTTTAATGATCATCCGGCGGTAGCGGGTGCGGTAAACCAGAATGCTGAACGCGTATTTATCGAACTGGCGCAAATTCTGTTTAATCCGTGGATTGCCGGAATTCTGTTGTCAGCGATTCTGGCAGCGGTGATGTCAACATTAAGCTGCCAGTTGCTGGTATGTTCCAGTGCGATTACCGAAGATCTGTACAAAGCGTTTCTGCGTAAACATGCCAGCCAAAAAGAACTGGTGTGGGTTGGGCGCGTGATGGTGCTGGTGGTGGCGCTGGTGGCCATTGCGTTGGCGGCAAACCCGGAAAACCGCGTGCTGGGTCTGGTGAGCTACGCGTGGGCAGGTTTTGGTGCGGCGTTTGGTCCGGTCGTGCTGTTCTCGGTAATGTGGTCACGCATGACGCGCAACGGTGCGCTGGCGGGGATGATTATTGGCGCGCTTACGGTTATCGTCTGGAAACAGTTCGGCTGGCTGGGACTGTACGAAATTATTCCGGG